The stretch of DNA GTTGAGACCGGCATGGGCGGGCGTCTGGATTCTACCAATGTCGTCATGCCACTGGTCTCGGTCATTACCCGGATCGGACTGGATCACACGGCCTATCTGGGGACGACCCTGGCGGCCATTGCCGCTGAAAAGGCCGGGATTATCAAACCAGCCCGGCCGGTCATTTGCGGGGCCACCCCGGATGACGCCAAGGCGGTCATTCACGCCATGGCGGTGGCTAAGCGTTCGCCCTTTATTGATGTCACAGAGTCCGTTTCCGTGAGGCGGGTGGCCCAGGCGCTCTCAGGTCAGAAGGTGTCGATTACCAGCGGGGATGTGGATTACGGGACGGTTTTAATCAAGTTTTTGGGTAAGCATCAGCTTGAAAATATCGCCACGGTCATTGCCACCCTGGAGACACTGGCCACCTGTAGTCCGCTCAAGCTGCCGCTGGAGGTGATCCGTTCAGGTCTGGCTGCCGCCAGCTGGCCGGGCCGGCTGCAGGTTCTGGCGCAGGAGCCCCCGACCATTCTGGATGGCGCGCACAATCCGGATGGCGCCCATGCCCTGGCGCTCACGCTGAAGGAGTTGTTCAAGAAAAAGAAGGTGGCGCTCATCTGGGGGATGTGTGATGACAAGGATGCGCTCGGGTTTGCCAAGGCCATGGGGGCGTCGATCAAGCGCTGCTGGATCGTTCCCATCAACTCTGAACGTAATGCGAGCCCGGTGAAATTATTGCAGATTGCCCGTACCGAGGGTTGGGAAGCGGGGACCAGTTCCTTGCCAGAAGCGTTGCGCCAGGCGAGGGCTTGGGCTACGGAAAACGAGGGGGCGGTGTGTATCGCCGGATCGTTGTTTCTGGCGGGGGAGGTTATTCTAACTGAAAGTATCTGAAATGGAGGGCGCCGCTCTGTCGGCGCCGCCTGCTACAGTGGTTTTGACGGAGCAAAACCCTCCATATGGAAAAATTGATTATGAAACATTTTAAACATATTGAAATTCTAGTACGGGGCGTGTGTGTGCAGCAGGGGAAATTGCTGGTGTGTCAGAGCAAGGGGGCGGCCAACACGTATCTTCCCGGCGGACATGTGGAGTGGCATGAGGAGGCGGCGGTGGCCTTGACGCGTGAAATCAAGGAGGAGTTGGGGGTTAAAGCCGGGGTGAAGGAGTTCCTCGGGGCGGTGGAGCATACCTTTATTCAAAAAGGGGAGCGCCATTGTGAAATCAATCTCGTCTTCGCCATGACCATTCCCGCCTTATCACCCGATCATATTCCTGAAGCCTGCGAAGATTGGATTCGCTTCAAATGGATTCCCCTGTCCGGACTGGGGCGACATCATCTTGAGCCCTGGCCTCTGCGGAAACTGATTTCGGGTTGGATTAAAGCCGGCACGGGCGTTCCACGCTGGGGCAGTACCTTACGGCGCGGTCACTGAGATCCGGTAGAACCGGGTCGGGTGGGTCATCGTGGTGTCCGTAAAGCTCATGATGCCCGTCGTACCCGGAAGCGCGGTGGCACCGGGCAGGTTGATCCAACTCCCGCCGGGGGCCAGTGTGTCTTTATACGCAATCGTGTAGTGCCGGTTCGTGAGGCCGGGCCAGCGTAAGGTGAAGCTGCCGGGTGCCTGGGGGTCGGTACCGGCCACGCCGAGTTGCAAGACGCTTCCCGCACGCAGGGCGTCGGTTCCTGAAATATCCTCCTGCCAATTCAAGACCTCATCATGGTCCCAGTCGCCATTTGCCGAAAGCGCCATGAACGCGGCGCAGGCCGCCGGCCCCAGCCAGCCGGTTTGATCCTTGGCCCAGACGTAGAGGGTGTTCGTCCGGTCCAGTTGCAGGTTGGTGAGCCAGCCCTGAGGGGTGGTCGTCCAGGTCCCTCGGGTGGTGCCCCCCGCGTTAGTCGGTGCGTAATAGTAGCCCAGGATGCCCGAGCCGGCTCCGTCGTTAAAGCCGGACCAGGTTCCGGTCACTGAGTTGGACCCGATCACATAGTTGCCAAACGGGCTCAGGCTGAGGACGACGGACGCCTGGGCGGCAGAGGGAGGGGTGACGTCAATCCAGCAGGGGCCATAAAAGGCCGGGCTGCTGAGATTCCCCATCTGATCCCCGGCGCGCACCCAGGCCCAGTGATGGGTGCCATCACCAAGAGGAGGCGGATACCCGGTCCGACCGGTGGTGGTACTGGCAGCGCTGAGGGTCGGGGGATTCGTGGTGGTGCCATACTCGTAATGAGTGACGCCGCTGCCACGGGGCTCCTGGGTGGCATCCCAGCGTAAACTCATGACCGGATTTTTCGACCAGGCATTGGTCTGATGGACAAGGGACATGAGATGCGCCGGGGTGGGGGGCACCTCATTATCGACCATGAACGGCTGGCTGGTCACCCACAGGCTCCAGAACAGTCCATCCCAGGTACGGGCGCGAACCCAGGTGTTACTGGAGAAGAGCAGGGCCGTCCCCGCAGCTTGTGAGTTCCAGGTGGAGAGGATGACATTAGTGACCAGGCCGGCCTGGCTGCGGGTCAGCAGGTTGGAGAGCGGTAGCCCTTCGATGCCTGTCAGGAACGCCGGGCCCACTTCGGCCTGAACGGAGGTGAGCGTGGTATTGCTCCATACCCCGGGAGTGGTGCTCCACTCGAAGGTGGCCAAACAGGGGTCGCCATCGGCATCACGCAGGCGGGTGTTCAAGGTGACCAGGCCGGTCCCGTTCGTCGAGGTTTGCGCTGCGTCAGCCCACGTCAAGGTGGCCGGGGAGCGGACCTTCAGTGTGACCGGTAGCAACATCATCGTGTTGGTGATGGTGTTGCCGGTGACTTGAATAACGGCGGTGCGATCACCGGTTGAAAGGCCGGCGCTGTTCAAGGTCGCAAGGGGCAGGGCGGAAATCTGATGCGGGGCAGCGGTTTGGTTGTTACTGATCAGGGACAACCAGGACTGGGGTGGGACTGTGGGGGTGACGATAATGTCATCGATGACCCACCCGGTTGCCTGGGTATTATCATCCGAACCGAAATGGAAGCGGATCATGGCGGTGCATCCGGCAAAGGGCGAAAGGTCGAACGTCGGTTGACTCCAGGCGGAGCCATCCCCTGAAAAACAAGGGGTCCCGTCCAGCCAGGGCGATGCCGACCACCCGGAAATCCGGTAGGGATACCCGCCGAGGGGGAAAATCTGAAAAAATGAAACCCCGTTATTGGTTGAAATCTCTACCAGGCCTCCATCCCAGCAGCGCTCGTCGGGGGCATCCATATCAATTTCGCAATCCAGCCATTGCCAGAAGGTCAACTGGGCGCCCGGTTGGACGAAGAAGCGGGTGGTGTCGAGTTTGGCATGCATACTCCACGTATAACTCAGGGTGACGGGATCGCCACAATACCACGCGTGGGATCCGGACTTTGAGAGATTGGTCGAGAGGCACCATAAATCATTGGCTCCCGAGTGAGTCCAGTTTACGGCTCCGCTTTCAACATCATTGCTGAACCCGCCCCATAAAAGGGAGGCGGTTCCCTGCCAGGCCCCCACGCCTGAGTTGGTGACGGTCAGCGTCAGATTGGACACGGTCTCGGGGAGCAACCGGCACTCGTAGCCGGACGGGGTTGATGAGATTTCCGGATAACTTGGGAACAGGGTGTGGGGTCCGTTGGTGGAGGCGGCCTGCCGGTCCCGGGCAATGATCGAATAGACAAAGCGGTCCCCATTGGTGCCGGGCGCGGGGAGGGTGGCGGTATAAAGATTGCTGGTGCCCGCCTGCATGGAAGTGTTGGCGACCAGCCCGCCATTGCGACTCCAGAGCAGGGAGGCGGACACCACCTGACAATTATCCGTGATCGTGGCCGAAACAGTATACGGTGCGGGGAACGGTTGCGCGCTGTCCAGCGGGACATGCATGATAAGGGGAGGCCGGGGGAACGAGTCGGGGTCAGCGGGATTGGTTTGATCGATCAGTTCACTCAGATTATCGAACCCATCGCCATCGGGATCAGCCTGGGGCGAGGAAGAGAGCCGGCCGAAGTAGAGCCACTCCCACCAGTCGCTGAGGCCATTGGTATCGCTATCCAGCGCTTCCGGGATATACAGCGAGGTGACCAGGTGCGGGGTATTCATCAGAATGCCCGTCAGGGGATTGATCGTGGGCTGGGTGGCATCAGGCTGACGGAGTCCATCCAGATTCCAACCGGAAAACCGGTGAATCACGCCCCCGATGTAGACGGAGGCAGGGGCGGGGAGTGACGTGGCCAAACTCCCTTCAGCCCACCAGACGGTGGTGTTCATGCGGGTGTAGAGGGACGTGTGGGTCAGGGCGCATTCCGTCTGCCATGTCCAGGTCAAGGTAGAGGGGGCGGTCAGGGTAAACGTGACGGCATTACTGGTCCCGCTCGAAGGCAGGCTTCCTGTTCCAATCCAGCCATAGCAGGCCCAACGCACTCCGTTGGTTGGAGGAGTTGAAACCGGCACACTGGCCTGTATCACTCTTCCTGAGGGATACAGGTGTGCCCCATAATCCGGGGAGGGGTGGGAAATGAGTGAGGGGAGGCCGGTGACGGTGAGGCTCATGGGAGGGACAATGACGAATCCATAGGTGTGGGTTGGGGCATTGGTGGGGAGCTGGACGACCATCCCGTTGGTGGCGGCCGCCTGAATCCAATAATTGAGCGTTGTGCCTTCCGCCTGTTCGGGAATGAGGACGCGGTACGAGGAGTTGCTCATGTGGCTTCCGGTCATGGTGTTGAAATTGGTGGAGCCATTGGCTGCCCAGAATACGAAAATCCGGTTGGTATCCGTCAAGACCGTAGGTCCGATTTCGAAGTCAATGGGGTAGCCGCTTCCGGTATTGAAGGCATTTCCGGCAGGGATGTGGACGATGCGGAACAGCGCATCAGCGGCTTTCCGGGCATTCAGCCGTCCCCCCGTGATGGTCTTTCCGGCCAGGGCGGGAATCACGTCCACCCCCTTCAGGATGGCATCCTTGATGTCTTCTGCACGGGCCGTGGGCCAGAGGCTCCATAGCAGGGCGGCCACGCCGGAAACATGAGGGGTTGCCATGGAGGTTCCACTCATGGTGCCATACCGTGCCCCGTTGAGGGTGCTGTATATATAATTTCCGGGCGCGGCGAGGTGGACGGTTCTGGCCCCATAGAATGAGAAATAGGCCAGCGCATCCTGGGAGTCCGTTGCGGCGATGGCGATGACATTCGCGTTTCCGTAGCTGGACGGGTAGAAGGGAGTCAGGTCGTTATTATTGGGGGGATAGCCCGGCAATGCATTACCTGCGGCGGCCATGAACAAAATGCCCAGCGATTCATTTTCTTGCAAAGCCTCCTGAAACGCGGTGCTGTAGCCGCCGCCGCCCCAGCTGTTGTTGGTGATCCGGATGTTGACGCCACGCCGCCGTAAATCGGCGACATAGTGCAGTGCATCGGTGGCGTCGGAGGTCACCCCGCTCCCCGTATTGTCCAGGAATTTCAGGGGCATGAGTTGGCAGTGCCAGTTGACACCCACCACTCCGATCCCGTTATTGCCCGTGGCGCCGATGGTGCCGGCGGTATGGGTGCCGTGACCCTGGCCGTCCATGGGGTCATTGTTATCAGCGGAAAAATTCCAGCCGGTGGTATCATCGATATAACCGTTCCCGTCATCATCCACTCCGTTGACGGGATCGGCCACATTGTGCCAGATATTGGAGACCAGGTCGGGATGCGTGTAATCGATGCCGGTATCAATGCCGCCGATGATCACCTGCTTGTCACCGGTGGTCAGATCCCAGATCTGGGGCGCGGAGATATCGGCCGCAGGGGTTGAGTTGTTATTGAGGCCCCATAACAGGCCGTAATAGGGGTCATTCGGAGTGGTCAGCTGGGAACGCACCACATAATCCGGTTCCACATACCGGATGAGCTCTTTTTCCCGGCCCAGGAGGGTCATCAGATGGGGGAGCGCCGCGAGGGATTCGTCAGGGCTACTGATGAGGTAGCACCCGGGCATTTTCATGGCCTTGCGGATGAACAGTCCTTCCTCCTGCACCAGGGACTCCAGTTTCATCCGGTCAACATCGGGATGCAACCGGATCATCACATGATCCGCGATCATGATCGTGCGTGACTGGATGGTTTCCGGGGTTCCAGGTTGGGCCTTCACAACCAACTCCTCGACTCGCCAGAGTGGATATTTGAAATGGGCACGGACAATTCGAACCCGTTTTGTCAGATCAGGGTGGGCTGGCTCGGGCGTTTCGGAGAGTTGCAGGACGGGCATGCCTTTAGTGGGGTCGTCCGGCGTGCCCGGAGGTGGCGCGGAGGCAGAAGGAATGGTCGGCATAGAGCGGCCAGGTAGCGGCGAATGGGTGACAGTGCCGGACGGGAGCGGGGGTGACGCGGGCCGAGGGGTAAGGGCTTGATCTAGTCCCGGCGCAGACTGAACGGTGTTAAGGGGAATGGTTTTTTCGGATGGCCCGATGGCACGGAAAAACCACCACCCCGCAACCATCAGCAAACCGGTCATCAGGATGGCCCGCGTCAGCTTGATCTGTGACTGATATTGCATCCTGTTTATAATACTAAACTTGCAGCGGCATTGCTTTAAGAAATGTTGATTATTGTTACGCTGTGACTTGTCGCGGCGTTTGGTTTTTTGTATAATGGCGCTGTGGGGAGAGAAGGGTGTAGCAAAGCCAAGGCCGGCTTCCGGCCAGGAAATGTTGGTAGCAAATTGCTCATCTTGCAGAGTCTGCTTAAATTCCTCTCCCCCTGAGGAAAGAGCGGTACTGAGCGAAAGGGAGTTCGCCAGTACCGCTTGTTCATTTGGTACAGGAGACGGCGCAGGAATGATATTGACTTGCAGGGGGTTTCACGGCATCTTGTGCGCCCTTGATGCCTATTCATTGGTGAATTAGCAA from bacterium encodes:
- a CDS encoding folylpolyglutamate synthase/dihydrofolate synthase family protein — encoded protein: MSRNLTTSLERLYALRTFGIKPGLEVTIDLLNRLGNPHQAFVTIHVAGTNGKGSVCAMLESVLRQAGLRVGLYTSPHLIRFNERIKVNGVEISDPELAALFEEMEAHAAAVSTPGREVTFFEFTTALAFEHFKRTAVQVAVVETGMGGRLDSTNVVMPLVSVITRIGLDHTAYLGTTLAAIAAEKAGIIKPARPVICGATPDDAKAVIHAMAVAKRSPFIDVTESVSVRRVAQALSGQKVSITSGDVDYGTVLIKFLGKHQLENIATVIATLETLATCSPLKLPLEVIRSGLAAASWPGRLQVLAQEPPTILDGAHNPDGAHALALTLKELFKKKKVALIWGMCDDKDALGFAKAMGASIKRCWIVPINSERNASPVKLLQIARTEGWEAGTSSLPEALRQARAWATENEGAVCIAGSLFLAGEVILTESI
- a CDS encoding NUDIX domain-containing protein: MKHFKHIEILVRGVCVQQGKLLVCQSKGAANTYLPGGHVEWHEEAAVALTREIKEELGVKAGVKEFLGAVEHTFIQKGERHCEINLVFAMTIPALSPDHIPEACEDWIRFKWIPLSGLGRHHLEPWPLRKLISGWIKAGTGVPRWGSTLRRGH
- a CDS encoding S8 family serine peptidase: MQYQSQIKLTRAILMTGLLMVAGWWFFRAIGPSEKTIPLNTVQSAPGLDQALTPRPASPPLPSGTVTHSPLPGRSMPTIPSASAPPPGTPDDPTKGMPVLQLSETPEPAHPDLTKRVRIVRAHFKYPLWRVEELVVKAQPGTPETIQSRTIMIADHVMIRLHPDVDRMKLESLVQEEGLFIRKAMKMPGCYLISSPDESLAALPHLMTLLGREKELIRYVEPDYVVRSQLTTPNDPYYGLLWGLNNNSTPAADISAPQIWDLTTGDKQVIIGGIDTGIDYTHPDLVSNIWHNVADPVNGVDDDGNGYIDDTTGWNFSADNNDPMDGQGHGTHTAGTIGATGNNGIGVVGVNWHCQLMPLKFLDNTGSGVTSDATDALHYVADLRRRGVNIRITNNSWGGGGYSTAFQEALQENESLGILFMAAAGNALPGYPPNNNDLTPFYPSSYGNANVIAIAATDSQDALAYFSFYGARTVHLAAPGNYIYSTLNGARYGTMSGTSMATPHVSGVAALLWSLWPTARAEDIKDAILKGVDVIPALAGKTITGGRLNARKAADALFRIVHIPAGNAFNTGSGYPIDFEIGPTVLTDTNRIFVFWAANGSTNFNTMTGSHMSNSSYRVLIPEQAEGTTLNYWIQAAATNGMVVQLPTNAPTHTYGFVIVPPMSLTVTGLPSLISHPSPDYGAHLYPSGRVIQASVPVSTPPTNGVRWACYGWIGTGSLPSSGTSNAVTFTLTAPSTLTWTWQTECALTHTSLYTRMNTTVWWAEGSLATSLPAPASVYIGGVIHRFSGWNLDGLRQPDATQPTINPLTGILMNTPHLVTSLYIPEALDSDTNGLSDWWEWLYFGRLSSSPQADPDGDGFDNLSELIDQTNPADPDSFPRPPLIMHVPLDSAQPFPAPYTVSATITDNCQVVSASLLWSRNGGLVANTSMQAGTSNLYTATLPAPGTNGDRFVYSIIARDRQAASTNGPHTLFPSYPEISSTPSGYECRLLPETVSNLTLTVTNSGVGAWQGTASLLWGGFSNDVESGAVNWTHSGANDLWCLSTNLSKSGSHAWYCGDPVTLSYTWSMHAKLDTTRFFVQPGAQLTFWQWLDCEIDMDAPDERCWDGGLVEISTNNGVSFFQIFPLGGYPYRISGWSASPWLDGTPCFSGDGSAWSQPTFDLSPFAGCTAMIRFHFGSDDNTQATGWVIDDIIVTPTVPPQSWLSLISNNQTAAPHQISALPLATLNSAGLSTGDRTAVIQVTGNTITNTMMLLPVTLKVRSPATLTWADAAQTSTNGTGLVTLNTRLRDADGDPCLATFEWSTTPGVWSNTTLTSVQAEVGPAFLTGIEGLPLSNLLTRSQAGLVTNVILSTWNSQAAGTALLFSSNTWVRARTWDGLFWSLWVTSQPFMVDNEVPPTPAHLMSLVHQTNAWSKNPVMSLRWDATQEPRGSGVTHYEYGTTTNPPTLSAASTTTGRTGYPPPLGDGTHHWAWVRAGDQMGNLSSPAFYGPCWIDVTPPSAAQASVVLSLSPFGNYVIGSNSVTGTWSGFNDGAGSGILGYYYAPTNAGGTTRGTWTTTPQGWLTNLQLDRTNTLYVWAKDQTGWLGPAACAAFMALSANGDWDHDEVLNWQEDISGTDALRAGSVLQLGVAGTDPQAPGSFTLRWPGLTNRHYTIAYKDTLAPGGSWINLPGATALPGTTGIMSFTDTTMTHPTRFYRISVTAP